GACTAAAAGCGAACCGGGGCCGAAACCGCATCATCGAGAGCGAAGGCGTGTTAGAATCTACTTACCCGAATATATTTGTAATAAAGATTAACGAACGTAAAGTGGAAAGAAGAATTTCTTATAGTTACGCCGACATCCTGACGGAAACCGTTGAGCTCTTCGTATGCAACAACGGTGAAGAAGAGATAAAGATAGCGAATGTTAACGACTAGCTGCCATCAACGGCAGCTAAATTTCTTATGGGGGGCGTTTTGACCATCCTTTTTTCTTTGAAGAGAAACGCGTTGGCGCTTGTCAGAGCCGTGTCCATTCGGGCACGGCTTTCATACTATATTGTGAGGAACAGAGAAGAAAGCGGACAGAGTCTTAGTTTCGGGCAGACAGAACAGAGCTCTGGGGGTGGATGCGCGGTGCAGGGTTATTACACCATAAAAGAGGTGGCAAAACAGCTCGACAGGAGCGAGGCCGAGGTTATTGAGCTCATAAACGCTCACTTGATCCCCAATAGCCTGGTCAGGGTGGATGAAGGGGTCCTCTTGGGACCGGCCGGCGCCAGGCGCCTCCTGCAATTGGTCAAGGCGGAAAACGAGCGGACCCGGAGATCAAGGCGGCCCCAAAGGACGCTAGCTCGTCGATGGCATCCACAGCAAGGAGAAAGAAGCCGGGGTGAGGAGGCCGAATCTTGTAACGACAAACCCTCGGAAGGAAAAGAACTGCCGCTTACGGGAGAGAAAAAAAACGGGAACGAAGGCTGCGATTCAACAAATTTGGAGAGCGAACAGAGAATGAGCAAATCTTGGAGCGAGTATCCCTGGCCTCTCTCCGAGTGGGTCCGCTTAACTGGAAAAGCCCCGGGTCGCAAGTAAGTCACAAGACAGGCGCAGATTAAGGCAGATTATAAATTATTGTGATTTATTTCCTTGTACCGTGTAATATCCCAATTTTCATTCTCTGTTGGTAATACCTCTACGTCTGCTAACTCAGTATTGGCTGTAACAGCAAATCGAGACTTCCAGTAACACCAAGTTTTGCCCCCGCATAGTATATCCTAGAAAGTCTGGAGGCTCCCGGCCCGAGCCGCAGAGCTGACAGGAGTTCAAAGAAAGGAGGGAACAGTATGGCTGAAGTAAGGCCTGGCAAGTGCCCGGTAGTAGACGGCATTCCCCAGTGCCCGCCGCCCACGGAAATCGATTGCATAAAGGTAAACAAGGTGTTGCAGGAGTGTAAAGAAGCAGATGTCGAGAAAATCATTTTTGAGCTAGAAGTGCCGATTCCCAGGAACACCATCGATCGAATCGATTGCGTATCCGCCAAGATCGTAAGTGACATAATCTGCGACATTCCTCAAGCCGGTCGGGTCAGCGTAGACTTTGACCTCGAGGTTATCTGCAAAATTGTTCTCATCGACACCACAACTGTCACCTTACAAAAAACGGTGCATGTCTTTAAGTCAGTGCGCTTGTCCCGGGCTGGAGAAACCGGTTTGAAGTGCGAAGTCGATGTGCCGCTGGTGGCCTGCCTCGAGTGCTTTATCTCTAAGGTCAACGAAATTGGCGGTGTAACTGAGATTACGTGCTGCGTAGGCAAGCTCCTGCTCTTCAAGCTCATTTCCGAAGTGCAACTAATGATCCCGACTTACGGTTATTGCGCCGAACCACCCGAATGTCAAAACGGTCTAGGCGAGTGTCCGGAGTTTGATCCCCCTTGGCCTCCTTACCCTCCACAAGATGACATCTTTGGGGTCAAAACGGGCGGCAGCTGCGGCTGCGGGGAATAAGCTGGCAGTAAAACCAGTATCCGGACGGATACTGGTTTTACCTATTTAGTTCTCTAGTTCCTATTTACTTGGCAATGAAGAGCTGAGTAACCATTACCCCCCGACCTGATTTCTGGGGCACTATGCCGATGCCAATGTGAGTATAGCGCTGATTCAATATGTTCGCCCGGTGTATGGAACTTTCCATCAGCAACTGGTGGGCAGTGGCAACAGTTGCCGCCCGGGCCAGGTTTTCCCCGCACAGCCAGTACTTAATTCCAGCATCTTTTACCATCTTCCCGGGGCTGCCGTAAGTAGGCGATTCATGAGCAAAATAGTTGTTGACGACCATATCCTGGCTCTTCTTGCGCGCGAGGTTGACCAGGGCTGGATCCAGGGTTAGAGGCTTAATACCTCTGCTGGTGCGTTCGCGGTTAATCTGGGTCAACATCCACTGCTCTTCCGAGGCCAGTGGTTGGGAAGTCGAGTTGCTCGGTGTGGTTTGAGTTTGATTGTTCGAAGTAGCGGAGGTAGACGTTGTGGTAGAAGTGGCGGAAGTGGGGGAAGAAGCTTTGGTCTGGAGAGCGTAGCTGGCGATCCAATCAGTCCAGCTATAGGAAGTAGGTGACGACTGCGAACTAGATCCGGTTAAAGCCAGTGCCCCCGGCGGGTTCACTAAGCTGACCGGGCCAAGAACAAGGGACAATAAGACGAAGAAAGAAAACAAACGAATCGCTCTTTTCATGTTATCGCTCCTTTCAAGTTTGGGCTCTATCAAATGTTTGACCAAGGGGTTGTCTTATTTTAACCGTCCATGAAGACGAGGCGCAAACGAGCGGCTCGTTCACTGGCTGCACGAAATATTACCAGCACTCGTACAAGAAATAAACATTAAAAAACGGAGCGGCTTCACCGTGATAACAATACAAGGAAGCCCAGGGAATAGGTGCCACACAAATGAGTGGCTGGTTATTCTTGCCTGCGGGAAATGGGGGGTTAGAAGGTGAGGACGCTGGGGTTAGCTCTCGGAGGGGGAGGTTTGCGGGGAGCAGCCCATGTCGGGGTTCTTCAGGTTTTGCACGGGTACGGGATCATCCCTAGCTATGTGTCCGGAACCAGTGCCGGTGCGGTAGTGGCAGCCTGCTATGCCGCGGGAATGGCGCCCAGAGAGATGGAAGAGGCGGTCCTACGGCTCAGGGCCAAGGACTATCTTGACTACGACTGGCAAGGGCTGGGCAAACTCCTTGGACACATTCTTACAGGTAGGCCGGCTCACTTCCCAGCGGGGTTTTTGAAAGGCAGCAGGCTGGAGGGACTTGTGGCTAGGTGGACGAAGGGTAAGCGCTTGTCGGAAGCGGGTTTACCGCTAGCTATTGTAGCTACGGACTTAAACTCCGGCAAAAGAGTGATTTTCACCAACCAACAATTTGAAGTGGAGGACTCGGATACCATAATTATCAGGGAAGCTTCTTTAAGCGAGGCCGTTCGCGCTAGCGTCAGCATACCGGTTACCTTTGTTCCCAAAGAGTTGAATGGGTTGAGTCTGGTAGACGGTGCCCTGAAAGACGCGGTCCCGGTCCGGGTCCTTAAGATCATGGGCGCGGACTATGTTCTGGCGGTCAATCTGCAATCGAGACGGTTAGAGCGTCCCGTGCGTGACATTCCCGGTATTGTGACAAGGTCCATAGATATCACGGTGGAGGAGACATCGTTTTTAGAAAGGCAACTGTTCGCGGACATGGAGATACAGCCTGACGTTGAAAAAGCCGGGCTGAGCGAGGTCCACGCGATTCCAGATATCATCCGAGCCGGGCGTAGGGCTATGAGGGAAAGGGTTGGGAAACTGAAAAACGAGCTCTCGACAAGGTAACCGCGAGAGAAATGGTTACATATACTAGCCAGTAGAGCAGGACGTTGTTTCGGTCCAGCCGGAGGGGTGAAAAGAAATGGCTACCGACAAGTTCGAACACGCCACTTTTTACTTGACTTCCAGACAAGTCGAAGAGATCAAGCGTCTGGCGAAAGAAAACCAGATCTCACGCAGTGCCCTGGTAAGGATGATAATCAGAGACTACCTGGCCAAGCAGAGGGAGAACCGAAAATAGTACTGGGCAGGGCTCTACTTATAACTCAAGGGCTGATCAAGGCTTGGACCGGGTCCAGGGATGAAGCCTGGCGTGCGGGATAGTAGCCGAAAAAGGTGCCTATAGCGCAGGCGGTCACGATTGCCAGGATAACGGAAGATAAAGATATACTGGTCGGCCATCCCACGATCCAGATAAACACTTTTGTGCTCCTAGCACTTCAACCGGTAAACATCGCCATCGTTCAAGTATTTAACCTTAATCCCTAACCTGTAGTACTCATCTTTCTACCAAAGGCAGGCCTAGATCCACGACAATACGGGTGTCCCCGCTCTGCAGTTCAACGCAGGAGCCGCCTACCTCTTGTGTTCCCCGATGAATCTTGATTTTCATAATTCTTCCCTGTGCATTTAAGGTCTTGAATTCCAGGCCAAGTATTGGCAGGATTTAGGAAGTAGGCCTGTTGACAAGAGCAAGACAAAAGCAGTACGTTGTAAGAGGCAGGTGTTTGTGTTGCGAAAGATAACCGGCCCTACCAGACCCTGATACGCTCCTGGGTAGCCGAAGCCATCAGGCGGGAGGAGAGGGAGAAGTAGTAAACCGAAGTGACCGAAGGTCCATGTAGCCACAAGCCCTGCGAAAGAACCCTGCCTTTGAAAAGTGTAGGGTTCCTCTGTTTTCAGGGGTGATATATGCTACTGACCGGGGGGACGGATTAGTGTCGCCAAACAAGAGAATCTGCGAGTAGGGGTGCCGTTACCCAAATAATTTTTCAGCATGCAACGGTCACAATTGACACAACTATGTCAACGCCCGCCTGGTACTATGAAAGCGAAAACCCTTTTCCAAAATCGACACAAAACGATTTCCTCAGAAGGAAAATAACGGCTCCGGTGAAGTAAAGAAGAAAAGCGGTAATAAACCGTGTCGCCGGGAGTGTTGGCAGTGGCAGGCAAGGGCAGAAAAGACGCCAGCAAGCTTTTGAGGTCGAACATGATCGTCGAGGTGCTGAACCGCAAGACGCCGTACGGAGGCGTAACCATAGCGGAACTGGCAGAGAGATTCGAGGTAAGCGAGCGACAGATCAGGCGAGACCTGGAAAACTGCTCTACCACCCGTCTCAGGAAATAGAAAAGGAACTTCCCGACGGTTCGGTTGTCGTATCGTTTGAAGGATGCGGGCTTTCGGAAATGGTAGCCTGGCTCCTGCAGTGGGGCGACATGGCCGAGGTATTGTCCCCGAATAGTCTGAGGGACGAAGTGAGGCAAGTGGCAGAAAAAATCGCCCGCGTGTACACTCAAGCTGAAGAGTGGAAAACCTGACCCGGGAACTGAAGCAAAAAGCAAAGGAGAAACCACAAATGCCTTTCAGAGCGTTGATAAAATCGAGAACCCAGGGGATATCCGCAAAAGGCAACCCGTACATCAGCATGCAGTTGGCCGTCAAACCGGGAGCTGTGCCGGAAATGGGACAGGCGAGGCATATAAAGGCCAAC
The sequence above is drawn from the Syntrophothermus lipocalidus DSM 12680 genome and encodes:
- a CDS encoding Veg family protein; amino-acid sequence: MGLPRPISEIKKDLDSFVGSRIRLKANRGRNRIIESEGVLESTYPNIFVIKINERKVERRISYSYADILTETVELFVCNNGEEEIKIANVND
- a CDS encoding CAP domain-containing protein yields the protein MKRAIRLFSFFVLLSLVLGPVSLVNPPGALALTGSSSQSSPTSYSWTDWIASYALQTKASSPTSATSTTTSTSATSNNQTQTTPSNSTSQPLASEEQWMLTQINRERTSRGIKPLTLDPALVNLARKKSQDMVVNNYFAHESPTYGSPGKMVKDAGIKYWLCGENLARAATVATAHQLLMESSIHRANILNQRYTHIGIGIVPQKSGRGVMVTQLFIAK
- a CDS encoding ABC transporter permease yields the protein MFIWIVGWPTSISLSSVILAIVTACAIGTFFGYYPARQASSLDPVQALISP
- a CDS encoding patatin-like phospholipase family protein; protein product: MRTLGLALGGGGLRGAAHVGVLQVLHGYGIIPSYVSGTSAGAVVAACYAAGMAPREMEEAVLRLRAKDYLDYDWQGLGKLLGHILTGRPAHFPAGFLKGSRLEGLVARWTKGKRLSEAGLPLAIVATDLNSGKRVIFTNQQFEVEDSDTIIIREASLSEAVRASVSIPVTFVPKELNGLSLVDGALKDAVPVRVLKIMGADYVLAVNLQSRRLERPVRDIPGIVTRSIDITVEETSFLERQLFADMEIQPDVEKAGLSEVHAIPDIIRAGRRAMRERVGKLKNELSTR
- a CDS encoding ribbon-helix-helix protein, CopG family, with protein sequence MATDKFEHATFYLTSRQVEEIKRLAKENQISRSALVRMIIRDYLAKQRENRK